A genome region from Thermomonospora amylolytica includes the following:
- a CDS encoding amino acid ABC transporter permease produces MSGREANVLFDAPGPRARRRHNILTAVAVLLLLAIAYVVYARLDRQNQFAGELWEPFVDAQVWQNLILPGLRNTLGAAAVASVLALVFGVVFGLARLSDHWWIRIPAGAIVEFFRAMPLLILIFLAFFLPPAISPIIADGPFGNFQRIVVQNVLFVFGVEINAGNVTVPAFAALVFGLVMYNGSVLAEVVRAGVLAVPRGQSEAAYALGLRKNAVMRLVLLPQAVTAMMPAVVSQLVVLLKDTALGFIIAFEDLLSAGFRIVPANYHNLVPAAIVVSVIYIGMNMALSRFATWLEGRSRHSSKSAATTLSAGTGAPAAAGMGQAQAPATGPTGMAAGED; encoded by the coding sequence ATGAGCGGGCGAGAGGCCAACGTCCTGTTCGACGCGCCGGGCCCCCGCGCCCGGCGTCGCCACAACATCCTCACCGCCGTGGCGGTGCTGCTCCTGCTGGCCATCGCCTACGTGGTGTACGCCCGACTGGACCGGCAGAACCAGTTCGCCGGCGAACTGTGGGAGCCGTTCGTCGACGCCCAGGTCTGGCAGAACCTCATCCTCCCCGGCCTGAGGAACACACTGGGCGCGGCCGCGGTGGCCTCGGTGCTGGCGCTGGTCTTCGGCGTGGTGTTCGGGCTGGCGCGGCTGTCGGACCACTGGTGGATCCGGATCCCGGCGGGCGCGATCGTGGAGTTCTTCCGGGCCATGCCGCTGCTGATCCTGATCTTCCTGGCGTTCTTCCTGCCGCCGGCGATCAGCCCGATCATCGCCGACGGTCCGTTCGGGAACTTCCAGCGGATCGTGGTGCAGAACGTCCTGTTCGTCTTCGGCGTGGAGATCAACGCCGGGAACGTGACCGTGCCCGCGTTCGCCGCCCTGGTGTTCGGCCTGGTCATGTACAACGGATCGGTACTGGCCGAGGTGGTGCGGGCGGGCGTGCTCGCGGTGCCGCGCGGGCAGTCCGAGGCCGCCTACGCGCTGGGGCTGCGCAAGAACGCGGTGATGCGGCTGGTGCTGCTGCCGCAGGCGGTCACCGCGATGATGCCGGCGGTGGTCAGCCAGCTGGTCGTACTGCTCAAGGACACCGCCCTGGGCTTCATCATCGCCTTCGAGGACCTGCTGAGCGCCGGGTTCCGGATCGTCCCGGCCAACTACCACAACCTGGTCCCGGCGGCGATCGTCGTCTCGGTCATCTACATCGGGATGAACATGGCCCTCAGCCGCTTCGCCACCTGGCTGGAGGGGCGCAGCCGGCACAGCAGCAAGTCGGCGGCGACCACCCTGTCGGCCGGCACCGGGGCCCCGGCGGCCGCCGGCATGGGGCAGGCGCAGGCACCCGCCACCGGTCCGACCGGAATGGCCGCCGGCGAGGACTGA
- the recA gene encoding recombinase RecA produces MAASDRDKALETALAQIERQFGKGSVMRLGDEARAPVEVIPTGSISLDIALGIGGLPRGRVIEVYGPEGSGKTSIALHAVANVQKKGGIAAFVDAEHALDPDYAKKLGVDTDALLVSQPDTGEQALEIADMLVRSGAIDIIVIDSVAALVPRAEIEGEMGDSHVGLQARLMSQALRKMTGAINQTKTTAIFINQLREKIGVMFGSPETTTGGRALKFYASVRLDVRRIETLKDGTEPVGNRVRVKVVKNKVSPPFKTADFDLLYGQGISREGGLIDLGVEHGFVRKAGAWYTYEGDQLGQGKENARNFLKNNPDIADEIEKKIKEKLGVGPRLDADATAAAPADPAAPAPAPAAAPAGRKTGAKAAKPADS; encoded by the coding sequence ATGGCAGCTAGCGACCGCGACAAGGCGCTCGAGACCGCGCTCGCCCAGATCGAGCGGCAGTTCGGCAAGGGCTCGGTGATGCGGCTGGGCGACGAGGCCCGCGCACCCGTCGAGGTGATCCCCACCGGATCCATCTCGCTGGACATCGCGCTGGGCATCGGCGGCCTGCCGCGCGGCCGGGTGATCGAGGTGTACGGCCCCGAGGGCAGCGGCAAGACCTCCATCGCCCTGCATGCCGTGGCCAACGTGCAGAAGAAGGGCGGCATCGCCGCGTTCGTCGACGCCGAGCACGCCCTCGACCCCGACTACGCCAAGAAGCTCGGCGTGGACACCGACGCGCTGCTGGTGTCCCAGCCCGACACCGGCGAGCAGGCCCTGGAGATCGCCGACATGCTGGTGCGCTCGGGGGCCATCGACATCATCGTCATCGACTCCGTCGCCGCCCTGGTGCCGCGTGCCGAGATCGAGGGCGAGATGGGCGACAGCCACGTCGGCCTGCAGGCCCGGCTGATGTCCCAGGCCCTGCGCAAGATGACCGGTGCGATCAACCAGACCAAGACCACCGCCATCTTCATCAACCAGCTCCGCGAGAAGATCGGCGTGATGTTCGGCAGCCCGGAGACCACGACCGGCGGCCGGGCGCTGAAGTTCTACGCCTCCGTGCGGCTGGACGTGCGGCGGATCGAGACCCTCAAGGACGGCACCGAGCCCGTCGGCAACCGGGTCCGGGTCAAGGTCGTCAAGAACAAGGTCTCCCCGCCGTTCAAGACCGCCGACTTCGACCTGCTGTACGGGCAGGGCATCAGCCGCGAGGGCGGCCTGATCGACCTCGGCGTCGAGCACGGCTTCGTCCGCAAGGCCGGCGCCTGGTACACCTACGAGGGCGACCAGCTCGGGCAGGGCAAGGAGAACGCCCGCAACTTCCTCAAGAACAACCCCGACATCGCCGACGAGATCGAGAAGAAGATCAAGGAGAAGCTCGGCGTGGGCCCGCGCCTGGACGCCGACGCCACCGCCGCGGCCCCGGCGGACCCCGCCGCCCCGGCGCCCGCCCCCGCGGCGGCCCCGGCCGGACGCAAGACCGGAGCCAAGGCGGCCAAGCCCGCAGATTCCTGA
- the rny gene encoding ribonuclease Y, whose translation MVSVLLGAALLVTLVALVIVLRRPTGPPPPTEDELAAVRREAEQIRAQARTDAQELLHKAEAQAQHLAETARADLEGEAKALKQELRTLRDDLERREARLAEREQRLDAEARRLEERGRRLSEAKRALEERQAELDRLDEDRRRVLEQAAGLTAEQARGELVAMIENQAKREAALITREIESAARAEGDKRARKIVTLAIQRVASEQTAESVVSVLHLPSDEMKGRIIGREGRNIRAFETTTGVNLIIDDTPEAVLLSCFDPVRREVGRLTLEKLVLDGRIHPQRIEEVYERSKADVEQLCVRAGEDALVELGITDMHPELIALLGQLRYRTSYGQNVLKHLIESAHIAGIMAAELRLPVELAKRCTLLHDIGKALTHEVEGSHALIGAEIARRYGEHEDVVHAIEAHHNEVEVRTVEAVLTQAADAISGSRPGARRESLEAYVKRLERLEQIARDKHEGVDKVYAMQAGREIRVMVKPDAVDDIQAQVIARDIAKQVEDELTYPGQIRVTVVRESRATEFAR comes from the coding sequence ATGGTGAGCGTCCTGCTGGGTGCCGCATTGCTGGTGACCCTGGTCGCTCTGGTCATCGTGCTGCGCCGCCCCACCGGTCCGCCGCCCCCCACGGAGGACGAGCTCGCCGCGGTGCGCCGGGAGGCCGAGCAGATCCGCGCCCAGGCCCGTACGGACGCCCAGGAGCTCCTGCACAAGGCCGAGGCCCAGGCGCAGCATCTCGCCGAGACCGCGCGCGCCGACCTGGAGGGCGAGGCCAAGGCGCTCAAGCAGGAGCTGCGCACCCTCCGGGACGACCTGGAACGCCGCGAGGCCCGGCTGGCCGAACGCGAGCAGCGGCTGGACGCCGAGGCGCGCCGGCTGGAGGAACGCGGACGGCGGCTGTCGGAGGCCAAGCGGGCGCTCGAGGAACGGCAGGCCGAGCTGGACCGGCTCGACGAGGACCGGCGGCGGGTGCTGGAGCAGGCCGCCGGGCTGACCGCCGAGCAGGCCCGCGGCGAGCTGGTCGCCATGATCGAGAACCAGGCCAAGCGCGAGGCCGCCCTGATCACCCGGGAGATCGAGAGCGCCGCCCGGGCCGAGGGGGACAAGCGCGCCCGCAAGATCGTGACGCTGGCGATCCAGCGGGTGGCCAGCGAGCAGACCGCCGAGTCGGTGGTGTCGGTGCTGCACCTGCCCAGCGACGAGATGAAGGGCCGGATCATCGGCCGCGAGGGCCGCAACATCCGGGCGTTCGAGACCACCACCGGGGTCAACCTGATCATCGACGACACCCCCGAGGCGGTGCTGCTGAGCTGCTTCGACCCGGTGCGCCGCGAGGTCGGCCGGCTCACCCTCGAAAAGCTCGTGCTGGACGGCCGCATCCACCCCCAGCGCATCGAGGAGGTCTACGAGCGCAGCAAGGCCGACGTCGAGCAGCTGTGCGTGCGGGCGGGCGAGGACGCGCTGGTGGAGCTCGGCATCACCGACATGCACCCCGAGCTGATCGCCCTGCTCGGCCAGCTGCGCTACCGCACCTCCTACGGCCAGAACGTGCTCAAGCACCTCATCGAGTCCGCCCACATCGCCGGGATCATGGCCGCCGAGCTCCGCCTCCCGGTCGAACTGGCCAAGCGCTGCACCCTCCTGCACGACATCGGCAAGGCCCTGACCCACGAGGTCGAGGGCAGCCACGCCCTGATCGGCGCCGAGATCGCCCGCCGCTACGGCGAGCACGAGGACGTCGTCCACGCCATCGAGGCCCACCACAACGAGGTCGAGGTCCGCACCGTCGAGGCCGTCCTGACCCAGGCCGCCGACGCCATCAGCGGCAGCCGCCCCGGCGCCCGCCGCGAGTCCCTCGAGGCCTACGTCAAGCGCCTGGAACGCCTCGAGCAGATCGCCCGCGACAAGCACGAGGGCGTCGACAAGGTCTACGCCATGCAGGCCGGCCGCGAGATCCGCGTCATGGTCAAGCCCGACGCCGTCGACGACATCCAGGCCCAGGTCATCGCCCGCGACATCGCCAAGCAGGTGGAGGACGAGCTCACCTACCCCGGCCAGATCCGCGTCACCGTCGTCCGCGAGTCCCGCGCCACCGAGTTCGCCCGCTGA
- a CDS encoding glutamate ABC transporter substrate-binding protein yields MRVRQIAAIAAAAALALGTAACGSDTEKQEAESKSVAQRAKESGKLVVGIKYDQPALGLKKPDGTFEGFDVDVAKYIAKELGVPESGITFKEARSENRESFLASNQVDIVVATYSITDSRKPKVTFAGPYYVAHQDTMVLADNNDIKKATDLKDKKLCKAAGSNSWRRVTEGPPDGKLNIPAVLVDATGYADCTAKLEAGALDAVTTDDLILAGFASQQKGKFKVINDPFTDEKYGVGIKKGDIETCEAVNKAITKMYQDGTAKQLLDKHFTGAGLKLNYTVPQFEGCA; encoded by the coding sequence ATGCGAGTACGTCAGATCGCCGCGATCGCGGCGGCGGCGGCGCTGGCCCTGGGCACCGCGGCCTGCGGCAGCGACACCGAGAAGCAGGAGGCCGAGAGCAAGTCGGTCGCGCAGCGGGCCAAGGAGAGCGGCAAGCTGGTCGTCGGGATCAAGTACGACCAGCCGGCGCTCGGCCTCAAGAAGCCCGACGGCACCTTCGAGGGCTTCGACGTCGACGTGGCCAAGTACATCGCCAAGGAGCTCGGCGTCCCCGAGAGCGGCATCACCTTCAAGGAGGCCCGCTCGGAGAACCGCGAGTCGTTCCTGGCCAGCAACCAGGTCGACATCGTGGTGGCCACCTACTCCATCACCGACTCGCGCAAGCCCAAGGTGACGTTCGCCGGCCCGTACTACGTGGCGCACCAGGACACGATGGTGCTGGCCGACAACAACGACATCAAGAAGGCCACCGACCTCAAGGACAAGAAGCTCTGCAAGGCGGCCGGCTCCAACTCCTGGCGCCGGGTCACCGAGGGCCCGCCGGACGGCAAGCTGAACATCCCGGCCGTCCTGGTCGACGCCACCGGTTACGCCGACTGCACCGCCAAGCTCGAGGCGGGCGCACTGGACGCGGTGACCACCGACGACCTGATCCTGGCCGGGTTCGCCAGCCAGCAGAAGGGCAAGTTCAAGGTCATCAACGACCCCTTCACCGACGAGAAGTACGGCGTCGGCATCAAGAAGGGCGACATCGAGACCTGCGAGGCCGTCAACAAGGCGATCACCAAGATGTACCAGGACGGCACCGCCAAGCAGCTGCTGGACAAGCACTTCACCGGTGCCGGGCTGAAGCTGAACTACACCGTTCCGCAGTTCGAGGGTTGCGCCTGA
- a CDS encoding amino acid ABC transporter permease, with the protein MDQLLDFSPVIDNLDQILAGFWATIRIAAVTAVLALIIGTFLTALRVSPVPVLSRVGAFTVNLLRNTPLTLVLAICIMAIDTTLKVKFSDNNTVSYFWWGVTGLSVYTGAFVSEALRSGINTVPLGQAEAARSIGLTFFQSLRLIILPQAFRAVIAPLGSVLIAMIKNTTVVGAIAYGSEAAAVMKLMFFDLGASIPIFLGFAIGYLILTLPTGFFFGWLAKRMAVAR; encoded by the coding sequence ATGGACCAACTTCTGGACTTCAGCCCGGTCATCGACAACCTCGACCAGATCCTCGCGGGTTTCTGGGCGACGATCCGGATCGCCGCGGTGACCGCCGTGCTGGCGCTGATCATCGGCACCTTCCTGACCGCGCTGCGGGTCTCCCCCGTGCCGGTGCTGTCACGGGTCGGCGCGTTCACGGTGAACCTGCTGCGCAACACGCCCCTGACCCTGGTGCTGGCGATCTGCATCATGGCCATCGACACCACCCTCAAGGTCAAGTTCTCCGACAACAACACGGTGAGCTACTTCTGGTGGGGTGTCACCGGGCTTTCGGTCTACACCGGGGCGTTCGTCTCCGAGGCGCTGCGGTCGGGCATCAACACCGTGCCGCTCGGGCAGGCCGAGGCGGCCCGGTCCATCGGGCTGACCTTCTTCCAGTCGCTACGGCTGATCATCCTGCCGCAGGCGTTCCGGGCAGTGATCGCTCCGCTGGGCAGCGTGCTGATCGCCATGATCAAGAACACCACGGTGGTGGGCGCGATCGCCTACGGCAGTGAGGCCGCCGCAGTGATGAAGCTGATGTTCTTCGACCTGGGCGCCTCGATCCCGATCTTCCTCGGCTTCGCGATCGGGTACCTGATCCTGACCCTGCCGACCGGGTTCTTCTTCGGCTGGCTGGCCAAGCGAATGGCGGTGGCGCGATGA
- the miaB gene encoding tRNA (N6-isopentenyl adenosine(37)-C2)-methylthiotransferase MiaB — MSAPTIHPGGEPRTYEIRTYGCQMNVHDSERLAGLLEAAGYVRDEAGEPDVVVFNTCAVRENADNRLYGNLGHLRPVKDGRPGMQIAVGGCLAQKDRDAIVRRAPWVDVVFGTHNIGSLPVLLERARVQREAQVEIKESLETFPSTLPTRRESPYAAWVSISVGCNNTCTFCIVPALRGREKDRRPGEILAEVEALVAEGVLEVTLLGQNVNAYGSEFGDRQAFAKLLRACGEIEGLERVRFTSPHPRDFTDDVIAAMAETPNVMPSLHMPLQSGSDRILRAMRRSYRQERFLGIIERVRAAMPDAAITTDIIVGFPGETEEDFEQTLHVVREARFSGAFTFQYSKRPGTPAATMDGQVPKEVVQERYERLVALQEEISWSENRKQLGRTLEVLVAEGEGRKDDATHRLSGRAPDNRLVHFRKPDEPVRPGDMVTVEVTYAAPHHLVADGPVKAVRRTRAGDAWEARQAAPKGVSLGMPGIGRPAAPAVPVSACSADHGGC, encoded by the coding sequence ATGAGCGCGCCCACGATTCATCCCGGCGGCGAGCCCCGTACGTACGAGATCCGTACGTACGGCTGCCAGATGAACGTGCACGACTCCGAGCGCCTGGCCGGGCTGCTGGAGGCGGCCGGCTACGTGCGCGACGAGGCCGGCGAGCCGGACGTGGTCGTGTTCAACACCTGCGCGGTCCGGGAGAACGCCGACAACCGCCTGTACGGCAACCTGGGGCACCTGCGCCCGGTCAAGGACGGCCGGCCCGGCATGCAGATCGCGGTCGGCGGCTGCCTGGCGCAGAAGGACCGGGACGCCATCGTGCGCCGCGCCCCCTGGGTGGACGTGGTGTTCGGCACCCACAACATCGGCTCGCTGCCGGTGCTGCTGGAGCGCGCCCGCGTGCAGCGGGAGGCGCAGGTGGAGATCAAGGAGTCGCTGGAGACCTTCCCCTCCACGCTGCCGACCCGCCGCGAGTCCCCGTACGCCGCCTGGGTGTCGATCTCGGTGGGCTGCAACAACACCTGCACCTTCTGCATCGTCCCGGCGCTGCGCGGCAGGGAGAAGGACCGCCGTCCCGGCGAGATCCTGGCCGAGGTCGAGGCGCTGGTGGCCGAGGGCGTGCTGGAGGTGACGCTGCTCGGGCAGAACGTCAACGCCTACGGCAGCGAGTTCGGCGACCGGCAGGCGTTCGCCAAGCTGCTGCGGGCCTGCGGCGAGATCGAGGGGCTGGAGCGGGTCCGGTTCACCTCGCCGCATCCGCGCGACTTCACCGACGACGTGATCGCCGCGATGGCCGAGACCCCGAACGTGATGCCGTCGCTGCACATGCCGCTGCAGTCCGGGTCGGACCGGATCCTGCGGGCGATGCGCCGCTCGTACCGGCAGGAGCGGTTCCTGGGGATCATCGAGCGGGTCCGCGCCGCGATGCCGGACGCCGCCATCACCACCGACATCATCGTGGGCTTCCCCGGCGAGACCGAGGAGGACTTCGAGCAGACCCTGCACGTGGTGCGCGAGGCCCGGTTCTCGGGCGCGTTCACGTTCCAGTACTCCAAGCGGCCCGGCACGCCCGCCGCCACCATGGACGGCCAGGTGCCCAAGGAGGTCGTGCAGGAGCGGTACGAGCGGCTGGTCGCCCTCCAGGAGGAGATCTCCTGGTCGGAGAACAGGAAGCAGCTCGGCCGGACCCTGGAGGTGCTGGTCGCCGAGGGCGAGGGCCGCAAGGACGACGCCACCCACCGGCTGTCCGGGCGCGCCCCCGACAACCGGCTGGTGCACTTCCGCAAGCCCGACGAGCCGGTGCGCCCCGGCGACATGGTCACCGTCGAGGTCACCTACGCCGCCCCGCACCACCTGGTCGCCGACGGGCCGGTCAAGGCGGTCCGCCGGACCCGGGCGGGCGACGCGTGGGAGGCCCGGCAGGCCGCGCCCAAGGGCGTGTCGCTGGGCATGCCGGGCATCGGCCGTCCCGCCGCACCGGCGGTGCCCGTCTCCGCCTGCTCGGCGGACCACGGCGGATGCTGA
- a CDS encoding amino acid ABC transporter ATP-binding protein produces the protein MTDSGIEAGGADLRKGLPGDTGSAAGTGDGRPLVRLEKVNKHFGQLHVLRDIDLDIRRGEVVVVIGPSGSGKSTLCRAINRLEPIDSGTIEIDGQRLPEEGKELARLRADVGMVFQSFNLFAHKTILQNVTLGPIKVRKMGKAEAEEQAMALLERVGIGHQAAKYPAQLSGGQQQRAAIARALAMKPKVMLFDEPTSALDPEMVNEVLEVMTELAREGMTMIVVTHEMGFARRAADKVVFMADGEIVEENTPDEFFDNTRTERAKDFLSKIITH, from the coding sequence ATGACGGACAGCGGCATCGAGGCCGGTGGGGCGGACCTGCGCAAGGGCCTGCCCGGGGACACCGGGTCGGCGGCGGGCACGGGGGACGGCCGTCCACTCGTCCGCCTGGAGAAGGTCAACAAGCACTTCGGCCAGCTGCACGTGCTGCGGGACATCGACCTGGACATCCGCCGCGGCGAGGTCGTCGTGGTGATCGGGCCGTCCGGAAGCGGCAAGTCCACGCTGTGCCGCGCGATCAACCGGCTGGAGCCGATCGACAGCGGGACCATCGAGATCGACGGACAGCGGCTGCCCGAGGAGGGCAAGGAGCTGGCCCGGCTGCGCGCCGACGTGGGGATGGTCTTCCAGTCGTTCAACCTCTTCGCGCACAAGACGATCCTGCAGAACGTCACGCTGGGCCCGATCAAGGTGCGCAAGATGGGCAAGGCCGAGGCCGAGGAGCAGGCCATGGCCCTGCTGGAGCGGGTCGGCATCGGCCACCAGGCCGCCAAGTACCCCGCCCAGCTGTCCGGCGGCCAGCAGCAGCGCGCCGCCATCGCCCGGGCGCTGGCGATGAAGCCGAAGGTCATGCTGTTCGACGAGCCCACCTCGGCGCTGGACCCGGAGATGGTCAACGAGGTCCTCGAGGTGATGACCGAGCTGGCCCGCGAGGGCATGACCATGATCGTGGTCACCCACGAGATGGGCTTCGCCCGGCGCGCCGCCGACAAGGTGGTCTTCATGGCCGACGGCGAGATCGTCGAGGAGAACACCCCGGACGAGTTCTTCGACAACACGCGCACCGAGCGCGCCAAGGACTTCCTCTCCAAGATCATCACCCACTGA
- a CDS encoding regulatory protein RecX gives MAREICLRLLAAAPRTRAQLADALRRKGVPEEAAERVLGRFSEVGLIDDEAFARAWVQSRHAGRGLARRALASELRRRGVADETVSEAVESLDPEQEERTARELVARRLPGTRTLPPDKRMRRLVGMLARKGYPPGLCYRVVKEALEAEGDELDAHEPPDFDD, from the coding sequence GTGGCACGGGAGATCTGTCTGCGGTTGCTGGCGGCGGCGCCGCGGACTCGGGCGCAACTGGCGGACGCGCTGCGGCGCAAGGGGGTTCCGGAGGAGGCGGCGGAGCGTGTGCTGGGGCGGTTCTCCGAGGTCGGGCTGATCGATGACGAGGCGTTCGCCCGGGCCTGGGTGCAGTCCCGGCACGCCGGTCGGGGGCTGGCGCGCCGAGCGCTGGCCAGCGAGCTGCGGCGGCGCGGCGTCGCCGACGAGACGGTCAGCGAGGCGGTGGAGTCCCTGGATCCCGAGCAGGAGGAGCGCACCGCCCGGGAACTCGTCGCCCGCAGGCTGCCGGGCACCCGTACGCTGCCCCCCGACAAGCGCATGCGCCGGCTGGTCGGCATGCTCGCCCGCAAGGGCTATCCCCCCGGCCTGTGCTACCGCGTGGTCAAGGAGGCGCTCGAAGCAGAGGGCGACGAGCTCGACGCCCACGAGCCTCCCGACTTCGACGACTGA
- a CDS encoding dipeptidyl-peptidase 5 yields MTARVTLPYGSWPSPISAADVARARLRLSFPTVVGGDVWWQESRPEEGGRTTVVRHSGGVRTELLQAPWDARTRVHEYGGRSYLPVPAGDGHALVFANFEDQRLHRLDPGDPKPRPLTPEPALPGGLRYADFTLSPDGAEIWCVCEGHTSDGVRRAIVAVPLDGRAAGDASAIRELVSGSDFYASPVPSPDGEYLAWVQWSHPRMPWDGTEVRVAALEDGRATSPRTVKGGLTESALAPVWRDAGSLYVISDWPGWWNIYQVGLYGESPQALYPAEEEFATPLWQLGGMPYAALGDGRLAVLHGEGDQRLGIYDPETLDLIDLDLPYDDWQAALSADGSTVVGIAGSATETSAVVRLDVTTGAYEVLRREPAEVPDPAYLPTPREERLEGPFGRPVHAYLFPPANPTVEGPEDELPPYVVFVHGGPTSRASSVLSLERAYFTSRGIGVVEVNYGGSSGYGRAYRERLRRQWGVVDVEDAIAAGRALAARGIADPDRLAIRGHSAGGWTTLATVTQSAVFRAATSYYGVSDLQTLLDETHDFESRYLFGLIGPMPGFERAYRERSPLTRADQTACPVLLLQGTDDPVVPPSQSEKFAAALAAKQTPYAYLAFQGESHGFRRAETVVTCLESELAFYGQTLGFTPHNIPEITLTVGEPPAPAPADEPPAHP; encoded by the coding sequence ATGACCGCTCGTGTGACCCTCCCCTACGGCTCCTGGCCCTCGCCGATATCCGCCGCCGACGTCGCCCGCGCCCGGCTGCGCCTCAGCTTCCCCACCGTCGTCGGCGGCGATGTGTGGTGGCAGGAATCCCGGCCCGAGGAGGGCGGGCGCACCACGGTCGTGCGGCACTCCGGCGGCGTCCGGACCGAGCTGCTGCAGGCGCCGTGGGACGCGCGGACCCGGGTGCACGAGTACGGCGGCCGGTCCTACCTGCCGGTCCCGGCGGGCGACGGGCACGCGCTGGTCTTCGCCAACTTCGAGGACCAGCGGCTGCACCGGCTCGACCCGGGCGACCCCAAGCCCCGGCCGCTGACCCCCGAGCCGGCGCTGCCGGGCGGCCTGCGGTACGCCGACTTCACGCTGTCGCCGGACGGGGCGGAGATCTGGTGCGTCTGCGAGGGGCACACCTCCGACGGGGTGCGGCGGGCGATCGTGGCGGTCCCCCTGGACGGTCGTGCGGCCGGCGACGCGTCGGCCATCCGCGAGCTGGTCAGCGGCAGCGACTTCTACGCCTCCCCCGTTCCCTCGCCGGACGGGGAGTACCTGGCGTGGGTGCAGTGGAGCCATCCCCGGATGCCGTGGGACGGCACCGAGGTGCGGGTGGCGGCCCTGGAGGACGGCAGGGCGACCTCGCCGCGCACCGTCAAGGGCGGGCTGACCGAGTCGGCGCTGGCCCCGGTGTGGCGGGACGCCGGCAGCCTGTACGTGATCTCCGACTGGCCCGGCTGGTGGAACATCTACCAGGTCGGCCTGTACGGGGAGTCCCCGCAGGCGCTGTACCCGGCCGAGGAGGAGTTCGCCACGCCCCTGTGGCAGCTCGGCGGCATGCCGTACGCGGCGCTGGGCGACGGGCGGCTGGCGGTGCTGCACGGGGAGGGCGACCAGCGGCTGGGGATCTACGACCCGGAGACGCTGGACCTGATCGACCTGGACCTGCCGTACGACGACTGGCAGGCGGCCCTGTCGGCGGACGGCTCCACCGTCGTCGGCATCGCGGGCAGCGCCACCGAGACCAGCGCCGTGGTGCGGCTGGACGTCACCACCGGGGCCTACGAGGTCCTGCGCCGCGAGCCCGCCGAGGTGCCGGACCCCGCGTACCTGCCCACGCCCCGCGAGGAGCGCCTGGAGGGGCCGTTCGGGCGGCCGGTGCACGCCTACCTGTTCCCGCCCGCCAACCCGACCGTCGAGGGACCGGAGGACGAGCTGCCCCCGTACGTGGTGTTCGTGCACGGCGGCCCCACGTCGCGCGCCTCCAGCGTGCTCAGCCTGGAACGCGCCTACTTCACCAGCCGCGGGATCGGCGTGGTGGAGGTCAACTACGGCGGCTCCTCGGGCTACGGCCGCGCCTACCGTGAGCGGCTGCGCCGCCAGTGGGGCGTCGTGGACGTGGAGGACGCCATCGCCGCCGGACGCGCCCTCGCCGCACGCGGCATCGCCGACCCGGACCGGCTGGCCATCCGCGGTCACAGCGCCGGCGGCTGGACCACCCTGGCCACCGTCACCCAGAGCGCCGTGTTCCGCGCCGCCACCTCCTACTACGGCGTCAGCGACCTGCAGACCCTCCTGGACGAGACCCACGACTTCGAGTCCCGCTACCTGTTCGGCCTGATCGGTCCCATGCCGGGCTTCGAACGCGCCTACCGCGAACGCTCCCCGCTGACCCGGGCCGACCAGACCGCCTGCCCCGTCCTCCTCCTGCAGGGCACCGACGACCCCGTCGTCCCCCCGTCCCAGTCGGAGAAGTTCGCCGCCGCCCTGGCCGCCAAGCAGACCCCGTACGCCTACCTCGCCTTCCAGGGCGAGTCCCACGGCTTCCGCCGCGCCGAAACCGTCGTCACCTGCCTGGAGTCCGAACTCGCCTTCTACGGCCAGACCCTGGGTTTCACCCCGCACAACATCCCCGAGATCACCCTGACCGTGGGCGAGCCGCCCGCCCCGGCCCCCGCCGACGAACCTCCCGCCCATCCCTGA